In Bombus terrestris chromosome 6, iyBomTerr1.2, whole genome shotgun sequence, a single window of DNA contains:
- the LOC100642451 gene encoding adrenodoxin-like protein 2, mitochondrial: protein MALVNQLQKFSRSILGIASNYSKYTSNTTLPFLQATRGTSTTQPLSEKQEVNITFVKASGERIRAKGKVGDTILDIVVNNEIDLDGYGACEGTLTCSTCHLIFSKEVYDTLPDKPTDEELDMLDLAYELTDTSRLGCQIVMSKELDGIEVRVPSTINDARA from the exons ATGGCGTTAGTAAAtcaattacaaaaattttcGAGATCAATTCTCGGTATTGCATcgaattattcaaaatatacaAGCAACACAACGTTGCCCTTTTTGCAGGCAACAAGAGGAACATCGACCACGCAACCACTTTCAGAAAAACAAGA agTAAATATAACGTTTGTTAAAGCAAGTGGAGAGAGAATCAGAGCAAAAGGGAAAGTTGGAGATACTATATTAGACATAGtagtaaataatgaaattgattTAGATGGATATG GTGCTTGTGAAGGAACTTTAACTTGTAGTACGTGCcatttaatattttcgaaaGAAGTTTATGATACACTTCCTGATAAACCAACAGATGAAGAATTAGACATGTTGGATTTAGCATATGAATTAACAGATAC GTCACGTCTAGGCTGTCAAATAGTAATGTCTAAGGAACTAGATGGAATTGAGGTAAGAGTTCCATCAACAATTAATGATGCAAGAGCATAA
- the LOC100648277 gene encoding survival motor neuron protein isoform X1 — protein sequence MADDMNVLFIRGNGNDTDTANDNVWDDSALIEAYDKAINLAKEEVIKRMGMDVENSQPQENLQNFKQPKRANKLHKKWIIGAPCRAIYSEDGEIYEAIISKIYENNGTCVVKFVGYGNTEKVELSSLLESEGLQSQIAQQKKALEEKFNEGNETCETNFSTNVNSKKYNGEKMDCDSEEANAYKHQFIPGPSFNSMTDIMPPAPPLPPQLMANLIWIKYKFPILFGKKYEILTKCTRLPDNDTDALSSMLMSWYISGFHTGYYHGLKQARNNQENRKN from the exons ATGGCAGATGATATGAATGTTCTTTTTATACGAGGAAATGGAAAC GATACAGACACAGCCAATGATAATGTTTGGGATGATAGTGCATTAATAGAAGCATATGATAAAGCAATAAATTTAGCAAAAGAAGAAGTTATTAAGCGAATGGGTATGGATGTAGAAAATTCTCAACCGCAAGAAAACCTACAAAATTTTAAGCAGCCTAAGCGCGCAAATAAATTACACAAG AAATGGATTATAGGAGCACCTTGTCGTGCAATATATTCAGAGGATGGAGAAATTTATGAAGCtataatatcaaaaatttaCGAAAACAATGGAACTTGTGTTGTAAAATTTGTAG GTTATGGTAATACAGAGAAAGTCGAGTTGAGCTCTCTTTTAGAATCAGAAGGTTTGCAAAGTCAAATAGCACAACAAAAGAAAGCTTTGGAAGAGAAATTCAATGAAGGAAATGAGACTTGTGAGACTAATTTTTCTACAAATgtaaattcgaaaaaatataatGGAGAAAAAATGGATTGTGACTCTGAAGAAGCAAATGCGTATAAACATCAGTTCATACCGGGACCATCTTTCAATTCGATGACTGATATAATGCCACCTGCACCTCCTTTACCACCTCAATTAATGGCCAA TTTAATATGGATAAAATATAAGTTTCCAATTTTATTTggaaaaaaatacgaaattttaacaaaatgtACTAGATTACCAGACAATGATACAGACGCACTTTCAAGTATGTTGATGTCATGGTATATTAGTGGTTTTCACACAG GTTATTATCACGGTTTGAAACAAGCAAGAAACAATCAGGAGAACAGGAAGAACTga
- the LOC125385264 gene encoding katanin p60 ATPase-containing subunit A-like 2, with product MTNANKVKQTRSESVSGSVEGRNAQQKMRGDATDDINLAMTVTTISANENDGSSSEELHQRASFNVSMEQSRQSKISKCARDLYIDNPELQKIAQDILSEIILKELNVYWDNIAGLEECKSAIKDAIVYPLKYPIFFKGPFAPCKSILLYGPPGTGKTMLAKAVATECQCTFFNVTTSSLVDKWRGDSKKYIRVLFELAYNNSPTIIFIDEIDCIGTNKGVKYTLSESAKTFRSELLFRLDRLVINKNSDVVLLAATNCPWDIDATLRRRLEKNIYVSLPNEVTRFYMFKLYLSNRLLENMDIVSHIIKSTEKYSCADIKLLCTQAWLLEMNPMFKRLEKGETSTTTLKYELKNYKIIAKLLKKMSPTVTNVDRYEAWKKYVCH from the exons atgacaaatgcgaacaaagt CAAACAAACGAGAAGTGAGTCTGTATCTGGGTCTGTCGAAGGGAGGAATGCACAACAGAAGATGAGGGGTGATGCTACCGATGATATTAATCTTGCAATGACAGTGACAACAATTTCTGCCAATGAAAACGATGGATCTTCATCAGAAGAGCTTCATCAAAGAGCTTCATTTAACGTCTCAATGGAACAATCCAGGCAATCAAAGATATCAAAATGTGCTCGGGACCTTTATATAGACAATCCAGAATTGCAGAAGATTGCTCAAGACATTTTATCT GAAATCATactgaaagaattaaatgtatattgggaCAACATTGCAGGCCTAGAGGAATGTAAATCTGCCATTAAGGATGCCATTGTGTATCCCCTTAAATACCCTATCTTTTTTAAAGGCCCATTTGCTCCCTGTAAAAGTATTCTGCTATATGGACCACCTGGTACAG GGAAGACGATGTTGGCGAAGGCAGTCGCAACAGAATGCCAATGCACCTTTTTTAACGTAACGACCAGCTCATTGGTGGACAAATGGAGAGGTGATTCCAAGAAGTATATCCGT gttttatttgaacttgcctataataattcgcctacaattatttttatcgacgagattGACTGCATAGGAACAAATAAAGGAGTAAAGTATACattgtctgaatctgcaaagacATTCAGATCAGAACTTCTTTTTAGATTGGATAGAttagtaattaacaaaaattctgaTGTAGTTCTTTTGGCCGCAACTAATTGCCCTTG ggaTATTGATGCAACTTTACGCAGACGCCTTGAAAAGAATATATACGTATCATTACCAAACGAAGTTACTCGATTTTATATGTTCAAATTATACCTTAGCAACCGATTATTAGAGAATATGGATATTGTGAGTCACATAATAAaatctactgaaaaatattcttgtgctgatataaaattgctttgtaCGCAAGCATGGCTGCTAGAAATGAATCCAATGTTTAAAAGActtgaaaaaggagaaacatctactacgactttgaaatatgaattaaagaattataaaataatagcaaaattgttaaaaaaaatgtcacCTACAGTTACGAATGTGGATAGATATGAAGcgtggaaaaaatatgtatgccat
- the LOC100648277 gene encoding survival motor neuron protein isoform X3, which translates to MGMDVENSQPQENLQNFKQPKRANKLHKKWIIGAPCRAIYSEDGEIYEAIISKIYENNGTCVVKFVGYGNTEKVELSSLLESEGLQSQIAQQKKALEEKFNEGNETCETNFSTNVNSKKYNGEKMDCDSEEANAYKHQFIPGPSFNSMTDIMPPAPPLPPQLMANLIWIKYKFPILFGKKYEILTKCTRLPDNDTDALSSMLMSWYISGFHTGYYHGLKQARNNQENRKN; encoded by the exons ATGGGTATGGATGTAGAAAATTCTCAACCGCAAGAAAACCTACAAAATTTTAAGCAGCCTAAGCGCGCAAATAAATTACACAAG AAATGGATTATAGGAGCACCTTGTCGTGCAATATATTCAGAGGATGGAGAAATTTATGAAGCtataatatcaaaaatttaCGAAAACAATGGAACTTGTGTTGTAAAATTTGTAG GTTATGGTAATACAGAGAAAGTCGAGTTGAGCTCTCTTTTAGAATCAGAAGGTTTGCAAAGTCAAATAGCACAACAAAAGAAAGCTTTGGAAGAGAAATTCAATGAAGGAAATGAGACTTGTGAGACTAATTTTTCTACAAATgtaaattcgaaaaaatataatGGAGAAAAAATGGATTGTGACTCTGAAGAAGCAAATGCGTATAAACATCAGTTCATACCGGGACCATCTTTCAATTCGATGACTGATATAATGCCACCTGCACCTCCTTTACCACCTCAATTAATGGCCAA TTTAATATGGATAAAATATAAGTTTCCAATTTTATTTggaaaaaaatacgaaattttaacaaaatgtACTAGATTACCAGACAATGATACAGACGCACTTTCAAGTATGTTGATGTCATGGTATATTAGTGGTTTTCACACAG GTTATTATCACGGTTTGAAACAAGCAAGAAACAATCAGGAGAACAGGAAGAACTga
- the LOC100648277 gene encoding survival motor neuron protein 1 isoform X2 codes for MADDMNVLFIRGNGNDTDTANDNVWDDSALIEAYDKAINLAKEEVIKRMGMDVENSQPQENLQNFKQPKRANKLHKKWIIGAPCRAIYSEDGEIYEAIISKIYENNGTCVVKFVGYGNTEKVELSSLLESEGLQSQIAQQKKALEEKFNEGNETCETNFSTNVNSKKYNGEKMDCDSEEANAYKHQFIPGPSFNSMTDIMPPAPPLPPQLMAKLPDNDTDALSSMLMSWYISGFHTGYYHGLKQARNNQENRKN; via the exons ATGGCAGATGATATGAATGTTCTTTTTATACGAGGAAATGGAAAC GATACAGACACAGCCAATGATAATGTTTGGGATGATAGTGCATTAATAGAAGCATATGATAAAGCAATAAATTTAGCAAAAGAAGAAGTTATTAAGCGAATGGGTATGGATGTAGAAAATTCTCAACCGCAAGAAAACCTACAAAATTTTAAGCAGCCTAAGCGCGCAAATAAATTACACAAG AAATGGATTATAGGAGCACCTTGTCGTGCAATATATTCAGAGGATGGAGAAATTTATGAAGCtataatatcaaaaatttaCGAAAACAATGGAACTTGTGTTGTAAAATTTGTAG GTTATGGTAATACAGAGAAAGTCGAGTTGAGCTCTCTTTTAGAATCAGAAGGTTTGCAAAGTCAAATAGCACAACAAAAGAAAGCTTTGGAAGAGAAATTCAATGAAGGAAATGAGACTTGTGAGACTAATTTTTCTACAAATgtaaattcgaaaaaatataatGGAGAAAAAATGGATTGTGACTCTGAAGAAGCAAATGCGTATAAACATCAGTTCATACCGGGACCATCTTTCAATTCGATGACTGATATAATGCCACCTGCACCTCCTTTACCACCTCAATTAATGGCCAA ATTACCAGACAATGATACAGACGCACTTTCAAGTATGTTGATGTCATGGTATATTAGTGGTTTTCACACAG GTTATTATCACGGTTTGAAACAAGCAAGAAACAATCAGGAGAACAGGAAGAACTga